A single window of Pseudomonas lutea DNA harbors:
- a CDS encoding (2Fe-2S)-binding protein, giving the protein MITLNVNGTDHSLDIDPDMPLLYALRNHLQLNGAKYGCGLGQCGACTVIVEGKQVFSCVLPSGAVAGRAVKTVEGLGSADKPGVLQQAFIDNQAAQCGYCIAGMIMRAQALIDTVAAPTDEQIRTHMAPNLCRCGTHLRIFAAIKAALAAGVKG; this is encoded by the coding sequence ATGATCACCCTGAACGTCAATGGCACGGATCACTCGCTGGACATAGATCCCGACATGCCGCTGCTGTATGCGTTGCGCAACCACCTGCAACTCAACGGTGCCAAGTACGGCTGCGGCCTCGGCCAGTGCGGCGCGTGCACGGTGATCGTGGAAGGCAAACAAGTGTTTTCCTGTGTGTTGCCCTCGGGCGCCGTCGCGGGCCGGGCGGTCAAGACCGTGGAAGGCCTGGGCAGTGCCGACAAACCCGGCGTCTTGCAGCAGGCATTCATCGATAACCAGGCCGCGCAGTGCGGTTACTGCATCGCGGGCATGATCATGCGGGCCCAGGCGCTGATCGACACCGTCGCCGCGCCCACGGACGAGCAGATACGCACGCACATGGCGCCTAACCTGTGCCGCTGCGGCACGCATTTGCGGATATTCGCCGCGATCAAGGCTGCGCTGGCCGCCGGGGTGAAGGGATGA
- a CDS encoding xanthine dehydrogenase family protein molybdopterin-binding subunit: MKGRDAGIDQGRRAFLINGALVVGFAMVPGAGRAFADTEVDTLGTQVLAPDLPGSLRTNPFLDAWIRIDEQNVITVYTGKVELGTGVKTALLQVAAERLEVAPHLIVFMTADTALTPNEGYTAGSHTMFDSGTALFNAAAQVRQLLLESAARQWRTPVEQLGTQDAVIQCPYGQSMTYAQALAGVELHRYASAQSPIMAPERFTRIGQSLPRIDIPAKVSGGASYVQDMRLPGMLHARVIRPPRRGCQLEGIDQAAIENMPGHVTLVRNGSYLAVVAEDEWQAIKAMRSGYELARWSQGDPLPDAANIHQLLTQLPAKRYPVRNTVASSPGPADSSAHSWKATLTKQYLMHGSIGPSCSVAWFNEGTLTVWTHTQGVYPLRAGIAELLGLPLEKVRCVHVEGSGCYGHNGADDAAADAALIAMAVPGKPVRVQWMREQEHLWEPYSSAMRVELDVTANAAGHLGRWNTELWTTPHNERIVNAGRLLPAWLLAQPIAPAPSIPIAQPEGDGDRNVIPLYDIADSRINMTFVTQMPFRTSAMRSLGAHVNVFGIESAMDELAAQAGIDPVEFRLRNISDPRARSVIEQVAKAFGWPARAGGPGSGIGFAFARYKNIMGYCAIAVQVHVQRQTGEVVIDRVVTAVDVGQVVSPDGLRNQVEGGIIQSASWTLYEQVDYDPAGVRSYDWSGYPILRFPALPLDVEVHVLDQPGQPFLGAAEIVQGPMAAALGNALSNATGKRLLSLPLARSGWHRSL; encoded by the coding sequence ATGAAGGGCAGGGATGCGGGTATTGATCAGGGGCGGCGGGCGTTTCTCATCAACGGCGCATTGGTGGTGGGCTTTGCGATGGTGCCGGGAGCAGGGCGCGCATTTGCCGACACCGAGGTCGATACTCTGGGCACTCAGGTACTGGCGCCGGATCTGCCCGGCAGCCTGCGCACCAATCCGTTTCTCGACGCCTGGATTCGTATCGACGAGCAGAACGTCATTACCGTTTATACCGGCAAGGTCGAGCTGGGCACCGGGGTCAAGACAGCGCTGTTGCAAGTCGCCGCCGAGCGCCTTGAGGTCGCGCCGCATCTGATCGTCTTTATGACGGCCGACACGGCGCTCACGCCCAACGAAGGCTACACCGCCGGCAGCCACACGATGTTCGACAGCGGCACGGCGTTGTTCAATGCCGCCGCACAGGTGCGGCAACTGCTGCTTGAGTCAGCCGCGCGCCAGTGGCGTACACCGGTCGAGCAGCTTGGCACACAGGATGCGGTCATTCAGTGCCCCTACGGCCAGTCGATGACCTATGCGCAGGCATTGGCGGGCGTCGAGCTGCACCGTTATGCGAGTGCGCAGTCACCGATCATGGCGCCGGAGCGCTTCACCCGGATCGGCCAGTCGTTGCCGCGTATCGACATCCCCGCCAAGGTCAGCGGCGGTGCCAGCTACGTCCAGGACATGCGCCTGCCCGGCATGCTTCACGCCCGGGTGATTCGCCCTCCGCGGCGTGGCTGTCAGCTCGAAGGCATCGATCAGGCCGCCATCGAGAACATGCCCGGCCACGTCACACTGGTACGCAACGGCAGCTACCTTGCTGTCGTCGCCGAAGATGAATGGCAGGCGATCAAGGCGATGCGCAGCGGGTATGAGCTGGCGCGCTGGTCTCAAGGCGATCCGCTGCCTGATGCTGCCAACATTCACCAGTTGCTCACTCAACTGCCGGCCAAGCGATACCCGGTCCGCAACACCGTCGCATCGTCGCCGGGCCCGGCTGACAGCTCCGCGCACAGCTGGAAGGCCACGCTGACCAAGCAATACCTGATGCACGGCTCCATCGGGCCATCGTGCTCGGTGGCCTGGTTCAACGAGGGCACGCTGACCGTCTGGACTCACACGCAGGGGGTCTACCCGCTGCGGGCCGGCATCGCCGAATTGCTTGGCCTGCCGCTGGAGAAAGTCCGCTGCGTGCATGTTGAAGGCTCCGGCTGCTACGGCCACAACGGCGCGGATGATGCCGCTGCCGATGCGGCATTGATCGCCATGGCGGTGCCGGGCAAACCGGTTCGTGTGCAGTGGATGCGTGAGCAGGAACACCTTTGGGAGCCTTACAGCTCGGCGATGCGCGTCGAACTGGATGTCACGGCAAACGCCGCAGGGCACCTTGGCCGCTGGAACACCGAGCTGTGGACCACGCCGCACAACGAACGAATCGTCAATGCCGGGCGTCTGCTGCCAGCGTGGCTGTTGGCGCAGCCTATTGCCCCGGCGCCGTCCATACCCATCGCCCAGCCCGAGGGCGACGGTGACCGCAACGTGATCCCGCTCTATGACATTGCCGATAGCCGCATCAACATGACCTTTGTGACGCAGATGCCGTTCCGCACCTCGGCGATGCGCTCGCTGGGTGCCCACGTCAACGTCTTCGGCATCGAGTCCGCCATGGATGAACTGGCCGCGCAAGCCGGGATTGACCCGGTCGAGTTTCGCCTGCGCAATATCAGCGATCCCCGTGCACGTTCGGTCATCGAGCAGGTCGCCAAGGCGTTCGGATGGCCAGCCAGGGCAGGCGGCCCGGGCAGCGGTATCGGCTTTGCCTTCGCCCGTTACAAAAACATCATGGGCTATTGCGCCATCGCAGTGCAGGTGCATGTGCAGCGCCAAACCGGCGAGGTGGTCATCGACCGGGTTGTCACGGCGGTCGATGTCGGTCAGGTGGTCAGTCCGGACGGGCTGCGCAATCAAGTGGAAGGCGGGATCATTCAGTCGGCGAGTTGGACGCTGTACGAGCAGGTCGACTATGACCCTGCCGGCGTGCGCAGCTATGACTGGAGTGGCTATCCGATTTTGCGATTCCCGGCGTTGCCCCTCGATGTTGAGGTGCATGTCCTGGACCAGCCCGGCCAGCCGTTTCTTGGGGCTGCCGAGATCGTGCAGGGGCCGATGGCCGCTGCACTGGGCAATGCGTTGTCCAACGCAACCGGAAAGCGGCTGCTGTCTTTGCCATTGGCGCGCAGCGGCTGGCACCGGTCACTTTAG
- a CDS encoding helix-turn-helix domain-containing protein, translated as MTAFTPSLHPESMLERVALSPWQERRAKDLMSSQMDKGLSIARIAAECSLSRSHFSRAFKKNTGLSPRDWFLQMRLEKAKALLGDSILSISQISLDCGFADQSHFTRVFTRVVGITPFSWRRTMARPACTVRLAPQSLHAC; from the coding sequence ATGACCGCATTCACCCCCTCCCTTCACCCTGAATCGATGCTTGAGCGGGTCGCCTTGTCGCCGTGGCAGGAGCGCCGAGCCAAGGACCTGATGTCCAGCCAGATGGACAAAGGTCTGTCCATTGCCCGTATCGCCGCCGAATGTTCGCTGTCACGCAGTCACTTCTCCCGGGCGTTCAAGAAAAACACCGGGTTGTCCCCACGGGACTGGTTTTTGCAGATGCGCCTGGAGAAGGCCAAGGCGTTGCTCGGCGACTCGATCTTGAGCATTTCGCAGATCAGCCTGGACTGCGGCTTCGCCGATCAGTCGCATTTCACCCGGGTCTTTACCCGCGTGGTGGGGATCACGCCGTTCAGTTGGCGTCGCACCATGGCGCGCCCGGCCTGCACCGTGCGCCTTGCCCCGCAGAGCCTGCATGCCTGCTGA
- a CDS encoding response regulator transcription factor translates to MRGIKEPWPLAVDATEPFMSVTPKVYVVDDDAAIRTSLQRLLHSADIACEVFDSAQAFLAGPLAPVPTCLLLDVNLAHGTGFDLQQALLSRGHTFPIIFMTGYGTIAMSVRAIKAGAREFLTKPFEPEQLLELVREALISDASSMSERCLTACVKTRYESLTPREREVMALLITGKMNKQIAVELGTSEVTAKVHKKHVLTKMNAPNVIELLKMSDRLACLAR, encoded by the coding sequence ATGCGCGGCATCAAAGAGCCCTGGCCGTTGGCCGTTGATGCGACGGAACCCTTCATGAGCGTGACCCCCAAGGTTTATGTGGTGGACGATGACGCCGCCATACGTACCTCGCTGCAGCGTCTGTTGCACTCCGCTGACATCGCCTGCGAGGTGTTTGACAGCGCTCAGGCCTTCCTCGCCGGCCCGCTGGCGCCAGTGCCTACCTGTCTCTTGCTGGACGTCAACCTGGCCCATGGCACCGGCTTCGATCTGCAGCAGGCTTTGCTGTCGCGCGGCCACACGTTCCCGATCATCTTCATGACCGGCTACGGCACCATCGCCATGTCGGTGCGTGCCATCAAGGCCGGGGCCCGGGAATTCCTCACCAAACCCTTCGAGCCGGAGCAACTGCTGGAGCTGGTGCGCGAAGCGCTGATCAGCGATGCCTCAAGCATGAGCGAGCGCTGCCTCACCGCTTGCGTCAAGACGCGCTATGAAAGCCTCACGCCGCGCGAACGCGAAGTCATGGCGCTGCTCATCACCGGCAAAATGAACAAGCAGATTGCCGTTGAGCTGGGCACCAGCGAAGTGACGGCCAAGGTCCACAAAAAGCACGTCTTGACCAAAATGAACGCGCCCAACGTGATCGAGCTGTTGAAGATGAGTGATCGGCTTGCCTGTCTGGCCAGATAA
- a CDS encoding MFS transporter, translating into MNTSTLSTTPCATQSPAPALTRAMVLLFAFCCGAIVANIYYAQPIVELIAPDLGLSAQSASLIVSLTQIGYALGLLFLVPLADLVENRRLMIATAIVATASLVGAATMEHANGFLLVSLLLGFSSVSVQMLIPLAAHLAPEASRGKVVGNIMSGLLLGILLARPVSSVVADHFGWRAVFMLAALVMLAIVALLALTIPQRKPQHQATYGQLLKSLATLMARHAVLRQRALYQGLLFAAFSLFWTTVPVELARHHGLSQTQIAVFALVGAIGAIAAPIAGRLADAGFTRRASLLSMVLAPIALVLGLTAPGYSVIGLAITGVLLDFAVQMNMVLGQRAVYALDPASRGRLNALYMTSIFVGGAIGSAVAGRVFEVYGWPGVVLVGSALPLLALGMFVLYGQRAAHHD; encoded by the coding sequence ATGAACACCTCCACACTTTCCACAACGCCTTGCGCGACACAATCCCCGGCGCCTGCCCTGACACGCGCAATGGTGCTGCTGTTTGCCTTCTGCTGCGGGGCCATCGTCGCCAACATTTATTACGCCCAGCCGATTGTCGAGCTGATTGCCCCGGACCTCGGCCTTTCTGCCCAAAGCGCCAGCCTGATCGTGTCGCTGACGCAAATCGGCTACGCCCTGGGCCTGCTGTTTCTGGTGCCGCTGGCGGACCTGGTCGAAAACCGCCGACTGATGATTGCAACGGCCATCGTCGCCACGGCCAGCCTGGTCGGCGCTGCAACGATGGAGCACGCCAATGGTTTTTTGCTGGTGTCGTTGCTGCTGGGGTTCAGCTCGGTGTCCGTGCAAATGCTCATCCCGCTGGCCGCGCACCTTGCACCCGAAGCCTCGCGCGGCAAGGTGGTTGGCAACATCATGAGCGGGCTGCTGCTCGGCATTCTGCTGGCGCGGCCAGTGTCCAGCGTGGTGGCTGACCATTTCGGCTGGCGTGCGGTGTTCATGCTGGCTGCTCTGGTGATGCTCGCTATCGTGGCGCTGCTGGCGCTGACCATCCCGCAGCGCAAGCCGCAGCATCAAGCGACTTACGGGCAACTGCTGAAATCCCTCGCCACGCTGATGGCCCGCCATGCCGTGTTGCGTCAGCGCGCACTGTACCAAGGGCTGTTATTCGCCGCGTTCAGCCTGTTCTGGACCACCGTACCGGTTGAGCTGGCCCGGCATCATGGCCTGTCGCAAACGCAAATCGCGGTATTCGCGCTGGTCGGCGCGATTGGCGCCATTGCGGCACCCATCGCCGGTCGCCTCGCCGATGCCGGTTTCACCCGCCGCGCCTCGCTGCTGTCCATGGTCCTGGCCCCGATTGCCCTGGTGCTTGGTTTGACAGCCCCCGGCTACAGCGTGATCGGCCTGGCCATCACCGGCGTCCTGCTGGACTTCGCCGTGCAGATGAACATGGTGCTCGGCCAGCGCGCCGTATACGCCCTCGACCCCGCAAGTCGTGGCCGCCTGAACGCGCTGTACATGACCAGCATTTTCGTCGGCGGGGCCATTGGCTCGGCCGTGGCCGGCAGAGTGTTCGAGGTGTACGGCTGGCCGGGTGTCGTGCTGGTCGGGAGTGCGCTGCCGCTGCTCGCGCTGGGGATGTTTGTGCTTTATGGGCAAAGGGCTGCGCATCACGACTGA
- a CDS encoding phosphohydrolase: MTTRYVAGILMPDGATARAASDLMRDHQPDLLLNAACRTFVFASLLGHSRALRFDPELLFIAALFLRIGITRLYAESQQRFEVDSADAAAQFLRGHGRTLEDIGQVWDAIALHTTPGIAQHKAPLTALLCAAVETDLTGAHCECFSPTAQALVLAAYPREAGFKFKFLHAMALGQVHRPQSTVGTANADVLAFYTHRLNAGGFCERLLASTWPY; the protein is encoded by the coding sequence GTGACCACCCGATATGTCGCTGGAATTCTGATGCCTGACGGGGCGACGGCCCGTGCCGCAAGCGATTTGATGCGCGACCACCAGCCCGATCTGTTGTTGAACGCCGCGTGCCGGACATTCGTCTTCGCCAGTTTGCTGGGCCACAGCCGGGCATTGCGCTTCGACCCGGAGCTGCTGTTCATCGCCGCACTGTTTTTGCGCATCGGCATCACCCGCCTTTACGCTGAGTCGCAGCAACGTTTCGAAGTCGACAGCGCTGACGCCGCCGCTCAGTTCCTGCGCGGTCACGGTCGCACTTTGGAGGACATTGGCCAGGTGTGGGACGCCATCGCGCTGCACACCACGCCCGGCATTGCACAGCACAAAGCACCGCTGACCGCCCTGCTCTGCGCGGCTGTCGAGACAGACCTGACCGGCGCGCACTGCGAATGCTTCAGCCCGACCGCCCAGGCCCTCGTACTGGCGGCGTACCCGCGCGAAGCGGGTTTCAAATTCAAGTTTCTGCACGCCATGGCGCTGGGCCAGGTCCACCGTCCCCAGTCCACCGTCGGCACTGCCAATGCCGACGTCCTGGCTTTCTACACCCATCGCCTGAATGCCGGCGGGTTCTGCGAACGGTTATTGGCCTCGACATGGCCGTATTAA
- a CDS encoding ATP-binding protein, with translation MPVWPDNPPGEPLPIERFIQRAMAATAALAGVHEAGLLHRDIRPDNLIEDPNGGIQLSGFGLSVDVHSASALPASDPILSSLAYMAPEQARRVQRQADQRSDLYALGMTFYEWLAGRLPFSAKDAVEWVYCHVARIPPPLTQHRGDIPEPLADLVHRLIAKNPDDRYQSAAGLQRDLAEMLRQWQQLGDIPDLPLHGQYDLTPARYAADTTTPWQGSAATAWRSSGAAPSNGPTSAPSVLGVTSLAGGRDALDLSSLMKSAHALRDEHEQDRLIEALLSNTILHAGAQRALLLLVKDEAPIICAAGQGGDEGLRIELVDTVPDKHHLPLSILYRVMRTRQRLVLDDVMADAYFATDEYVRQHPVRSALCVPLVRQGRVLGVLYLENNLAPGVFTVCRAEVLELLTSQAAISLETARLHHQLEQENARRRDVENALRSARTRLAHVAQATVMGELAASIAHEINQPLASLVSNAAAGIRWLNREAPQVEEALSALRDIVAEGKRAGEIVHALQSLARQGPHHRRRLRVNDVIRHVVALTGVEVEQQRVLMTTHLTCSPARVCASSVQLQQVLLNLILNALDAMSAGDHVLRRLSITSEVVSDDYVVVSVEDTGRGIDPQYRDKLFDAFFTTKDKGMGMGMGLAICQSIVIAHGGHLYAMPARFGGATFVFTLPIVG, from the coding sequence TTGCCTGTCTGGCCAGATAACCCGCCTGGCGAGCCGCTGCCCATCGAACGCTTTATTCAGCGGGCGATGGCTGCGACGGCCGCTTTGGCCGGTGTTCACGAGGCCGGCCTGCTGCACCGCGACATCAGGCCTGACAACCTCATCGAAGACCCGAACGGTGGGATCCAGCTGAGCGGCTTCGGCCTGAGCGTCGATGTGCATTCTGCGTCGGCATTGCCGGCGTCCGACCCGATCTTAAGCTCGCTCGCCTACATGGCGCCCGAGCAAGCGCGGCGGGTCCAGCGCCAGGCTGACCAGCGCAGTGATTTGTACGCATTGGGCATGACCTTTTACGAGTGGCTGGCCGGCCGGCTGCCGTTCTCTGCCAAGGATGCCGTCGAGTGGGTGTATTGCCACGTGGCCCGCATACCGCCGCCGTTGACTCAGCATCGCGGGGACATCCCTGAGCCACTTGCCGACCTTGTGCACCGCCTGATCGCCAAAAACCCCGATGACCGCTACCAGAGCGCGGCCGGTCTTCAGCGGGATCTGGCGGAGATGCTGCGGCAGTGGCAGCAGTTGGGCGACATCCCCGATCTGCCGCTGCACGGGCAATACGACCTGACGCCGGCGCGGTACGCTGCGGACACGACCACGCCCTGGCAGGGTTCGGCTGCTACGGCCTGGCGCTCGTCAGGCGCGGCGCCTTCCAACGGGCCAACGTCAGCGCCCTCGGTCCTCGGAGTGACCAGTCTGGCGGGAGGGCGCGATGCGCTGGACCTGTCGTCGCTGATGAAATCGGCCCACGCGCTGCGTGATGAACACGAACAGGACCGTTTGATCGAGGCGCTGCTGAGCAACACCATCCTCCACGCCGGCGCGCAACGGGCATTGCTGCTGCTGGTCAAGGACGAGGCACCGATCATCTGCGCGGCTGGCCAGGGCGGGGACGAAGGCCTGCGCATCGAGCTGGTGGACACGGTCCCCGACAAGCACCACCTGCCGTTGTCGATCCTCTACCGGGTGATGCGCACGCGTCAGCGTCTGGTGCTGGACGATGTCATGGCCGACGCTTACTTCGCCACCGATGAATACGTGCGCCAGCACCCGGTGCGCTCGGCGCTGTGCGTGCCGTTGGTCAGACAGGGCAGGGTGCTTGGCGTGCTCTACCTGGAAAACAACCTCGCCCCGGGGGTGTTCACAGTGTGTCGTGCCGAGGTGCTGGAACTGCTCACCAGCCAGGCGGCGATCTCCCTCGAAACCGCGCGCCTGCACCATCAGCTGGAGCAGGAAAACGCGCGACGGCGGGACGTCGAAAACGCCTTGCGCAGTGCCCGCACCCGGCTGGCCCACGTTGCCCAGGCCACGGTCATGGGCGAGCTGGCGGCGTCGATCGCCCACGAAATCAATCAGCCACTGGCTTCCCTGGTGTCCAACGCTGCGGCCGGCATCCGCTGGCTCAATCGTGAAGCCCCGCAAGTGGAAGAAGCGCTGTCCGCGCTGCGCGACATCGTTGCCGAAGGCAAACGTGCCGGGGAAATCGTCCACGCCCTGCAAAGCCTGGCCCGGCAAGGGCCGCATCACCGCCGACGGCTGCGGGTCAACGACGTGATACGACACGTGGTCGCGCTGACCGGAGTGGAGGTGGAACAGCAGCGCGTACTGATGACGACACACCTGACCTGCTCGCCCGCGCGGGTCTGTGCTTCCAGCGTGCAGTTGCAGCAGGTGCTGTTGAACCTGATCCTCAACGCGCTGGACGCCATGAGCGCGGGCGATCACGTCCTGCGGCGCCTGTCGATCACCAGTGAAGTGGTGAGCGACGACTATGTGGTGGTCAGCGTCGAAGACACCGGACGCGGCATCGACCCGCAATACCGGGACAAGTTGTTCGACGCCTTTTTCACCACCAAAGACAAAGGCATGGGCATGGGCATGGGCCTGGCGATCTGTCAGTCCATCGTCATCGCCCATGGCGGCCACCTCTACGCGATGCCGGCGCGCTTCGGCGGAGCGACCTTCGTGTTCACGTTGCCCATCGTCGGGTAA
- a CDS encoding LysR family transcriptional regulator yields the protein MNRNDLRRVDMNLLVIFEALMFERNLTRVAEKLFMGQPAISAALARLRDLFDDPLLLRNGRAMEPTARALAILKELQPALDTISGAVSRAKEFDPATSCDVFRIGLSDDAEFGLFPPLLNCLREEAPGIIVVVRRANFLLMPALLASGEISVGISYTTELPANAKRKKLRDIGVKVLRGDKRPEPLTLDEFCSRPHTMVSFSGDLSGNIDLDLAKVGRARRVVVAVPQFSGLRALLAGTEMIATVPDYAACALVEGCALRAEDPPFPIEPAELSMVWAGVHDNDPAERWLRSRITEFMSQETRPMP from the coding sequence ATGAACCGCAACGACCTGCGCCGCGTCGACATGAACCTGTTGGTGATCTTTGAAGCGTTGATGTTCGAACGCAATCTGACCCGGGTGGCGGAGAAGCTGTTCATGGGGCAGCCGGCGATCAGTGCTGCCCTGGCGCGTTTGCGCGATCTGTTCGACGACCCGTTGCTGTTGCGCAATGGGCGGGCAATGGAACCGACAGCGCGGGCGCTGGCGATTCTCAAGGAGCTGCAGCCGGCGCTGGATACGATTTCCGGCGCGGTCAGCCGGGCCAAGGAATTCGATCCGGCGACCAGTTGTGACGTGTTCCGCATCGGTTTGTCGGACGACGCCGAGTTTGGTCTGTTCCCGCCACTGCTCAATTGTCTTCGCGAAGAGGCGCCGGGGATTATCGTTGTGGTGCGTCGCGCCAACTTTCTGTTGATGCCGGCGCTGCTGGCGTCTGGCGAAATCTCGGTGGGGATCAGTTACACCACCGAGCTGCCTGCCAATGCCAAGCGCAAGAAGCTGCGCGACATCGGCGTCAAGGTGCTGCGCGGCGACAAGCGACCGGAGCCGCTGACGCTGGATGAGTTCTGTTCGCGGCCGCATACGATGGTGTCGTTTTCCGGCGACCTGAGCGGGAACATTGATCTCGATCTGGCGAAAGTCGGCCGGGCGAGAAGGGTGGTGGTGGCGGTTCCCCAATTCAGCGGTTTGCGCGCGCTGCTGGCGGGTACCGAGATGATCGCGACCGTGCCCGACTATGCCGCCTGCGCGTTGGTGGAGGGCTGCGCGCTGCGTGCGGAAGATCCGCCATTCCCGATCGAGCCTGCCGAGTTGTCGATGGTCTGGGCGGGTGTTCACGATAACGATCCTGCGGAGCGCTGGTTGCGTTCGCGGATTACGGAGTTTATGTCGCAGGAGACGCGGCCCATGCCGTGA
- a CDS encoding ATP-binding protein gives MISLGQTMISREHRDVFKDGVAMRIGTRAFDILEVLLRHQGQLVSKELILQSVWPDTVVEENNLQVHISALRKALGSDRERIRTVPGRGYVLLGGESADTESPGPSVLQGVSCHHRLPARIALLGRQALLDEVSGTLDNGCVLVTLIGPGGVGKTALAAEFGQTLIDAGTTPVYFVPLAQLQCDELLLEAFSSSVGMDCSHGEADLQGLIRHLQQRPGLIILDNCEHLVESTAGLLEVILRGAPAVRALATSREPLRIAGERSLQVPPLEVPGRNASRKMILHSDAAQLFLRQWRALDSHRAAGGNAELDDYSVELVGEICRRLDGMPLALEMAAARACALGLYQLVASLDGSLHLLSASLRTAPPRQQTLQASLAWSLRLLGREERTVLRQLAELEGRFTLERACDALQRTRLPRARIMNCIVRLATQSLLMVTAQGPFRFYRMLSANRACLLAIDAEQTVRTDAGAPRLQDCDPPSALSTLQSVRAVPMGPDGYHARHQRALAVGR, from the coding sequence ATGATAAGTCTCGGTCAGACGATGATTTCCCGCGAGCACAGAGACGTGTTCAAAGACGGCGTAGCGATGCGCATCGGTACGCGCGCTTTTGACATTCTCGAGGTGCTGTTGCGCCATCAAGGTCAGTTAGTGAGCAAGGAGCTGATCCTTCAGAGTGTCTGGCCGGACACCGTGGTTGAAGAGAACAATCTGCAGGTGCATATCTCGGCCCTGCGCAAGGCATTGGGCAGTGATCGCGAGCGAATCCGTACCGTGCCTGGCCGTGGCTACGTACTGCTGGGCGGCGAAAGCGCCGACACCGAAAGCCCCGGCCCAAGCGTGCTGCAGGGGGTCAGTTGTCATCATCGTTTGCCTGCGCGTATCGCCTTGCTCGGACGCCAGGCCTTGCTCGATGAGGTGAGCGGCACATTGGACAATGGCTGCGTGCTGGTCACGCTGATCGGTCCCGGCGGCGTCGGCAAAACCGCCCTTGCCGCCGAATTCGGCCAGACGCTGATCGACGCCGGAACCACTCCCGTGTACTTCGTGCCGCTGGCCCAACTGCAATGCGACGAGCTGTTGCTGGAGGCATTTTCCAGTTCTGTCGGCATGGATTGCAGTCACGGCGAAGCAGACCTGCAAGGCCTGATCCGCCATCTGCAGCAACGCCCGGGCCTGATCATTCTGGACAACTGCGAACACTTGGTGGAAAGCACTGCCGGCCTGCTTGAAGTGATTCTACGGGGTGCGCCCGCCGTGCGCGCCCTGGCCACCAGTCGCGAGCCGTTGCGCATCGCCGGCGAGCGCAGCCTGCAGGTGCCGCCGCTGGAGGTCCCGGGGCGCAATGCATCGCGAAAAATGATCCTGCACAGTGATGCCGCACAGCTGTTTCTGCGTCAGTGGCGGGCGTTGGACAGTCATCGCGCCGCCGGCGGCAACGCCGAGCTGGATGATTACAGCGTCGAACTGGTGGGGGAGATTTGTCGCCGCCTCGACGGCATGCCGCTGGCGCTGGAGATGGCGGCGGCCCGGGCCTGCGCGCTGGGGCTGTATCAGCTGGTGGCGAGCCTGGACGGCAGCCTGCATCTGCTGTCGGCTTCGTTGCGCACGGCACCGCCGCGTCAGCAGACGCTGCAGGCTTCACTGGCCTGGAGCCTGCGCTTGCTGGGGCGTGAAGAGCGTACAGTGCTGCGCCAGCTCGCCGAGCTGGAAGGGCGCTTTACCCTTGAACGCGCATGCGATGCCTTGCAGCGAACCCGTCTGCCGCGTGCGCGCATCATGAACTGCATCGTCCGCCTGGCCACCCAATCGTTGCTGATGGTTACGGCCCAGGGGCCTTTCCGCTTCTACCGCATGCTCTCGGCCAACCGCGCCTGCCTGTTGGCCATTGACGCCGAACAAACCGTACGGACCGATGCCGGCGCGCCGCGCTTGCAAGACTGCGACCCGCCATCCGCCCTGAGCACGTTGCAAAGCGTCAGGGCTGTGCCGATGGGGCCGGACGGGTATCATGCGCGGCATCAAAGAGCCCTGGCCGTTGGCCGTTGA